A stretch of Mya arenaria isolate MELC-2E11 chromosome 14, ASM2691426v1 DNA encodes these proteins:
- the LOC128217552 gene encoding uncharacterized protein K02A2.6-like — translation MNIVYKPGKDNPSDYLSRHPLQDVGNDRNLAEEYVNFIAERAVPNAMTLDEVKSASISDSTIRKAIELTENGKWYEIKTLSDLKINKEELSALRSVKDELSVHCGTVLLRNDKIVMPKSLRAQAIKLGHEGHQGVVRTKSYIRSKVWFPNLNADIETAIKGCLACQANTKEPRSREPLRMSEMPSGPWMNLSADFCGPLQTGDYLLVIVDEYSRYPIVEIVKSVSANTVIPVLDKIIAMFGVPTVIKTDNGSPFNSNAFSDYAKYCGFIHRKITPRWPRANAQAESFNKPLMKCIKSSHVEGKNWKQELFRFLRQYRVTPHTSTGFTPFRLLFQREPSTRLPDIAKPEQDVRLDELARRNDEKSKSHSKEYEDRRIRARERHINIGDKVLLRNETPSKCSTQFKPMPYTVTETKGPMISVKCDSGHRVTRNSSFMKKVEPSLDASNMDMNNNDDDLGDDLIDNDGGQNTTEVHTRPTRERRPPTYLSDYVRSVDNKVS, via the coding sequence ATGAACATTGTCTACAAGCCTGGAAAAGACAATCCATCTGACTACCTGTCAAGACATCCATTGCAAGATGTTGGTAACGATAGAAACCTAGCAGAGGAATATGTGAATTTTATCGCTGAAAGAGCTGTTCCAAATGCTATGACATTAGATGAGGTAAAATCAGCATCGATAAGTGACAGTACAATAAGAAAGGCTATTGAGCTTACAGAAAATGGAAAATGGTACGAAATAAAGACACTAAGTgatctaaaaataaacaaagaagaaTTATCTGCACTTAGAAGTGTGAAGGATGAACTGAGTGTACACTGTGGAACTGTACTATTGAGAAATGACAAGATCGTTATGCCTAAATCGTTAAGAGCGCAGGCTATCAAACTGGGCCACGAAGGGCATCAAGGGGTCGTGCGAACCAAGAGCTACATACGTTCAAAAGTCTGGTTTCCTAATTTGAACGCTGATATCGAAACAGCAATAAAAGGTTGTTTGGCTTGTCAAGCAAATACAAAGGAACCGAGATCAAGAGAACCACTGAGAATGTCGGAAATGCCATCAGGCCCATGGATGAATTTAAGCGCGGACTTTTGTGGACCGTTACAAACTGGGGACTATTTATTAGTTATCGTTGATGAATATTCACGTTATCCAATTGTGGAGATAGTCAAATCAGTATCGGCGAACACTGTCATACCAGTGCTGGACAAAATAATAGCAATGTTCGGGGTACCAACAGTGATCAAAACGGATAATGGCAGTCCATTTAACAGTAATGCATTTTCAGATTATGCAAAATACTGTGGATTTATTCACCGAAAAATCACACCTAGGTGGCCGCGGGCAAATGCTCAAGCAGAGTCTTTTAATAAGCCCCTAATGAAATGCATCAAATCTTCACATGTAGAAGGAAAGAACTGGAAACAGGAGTTATTCCGTTTCTTACGCCAATACAGAGTGACGCCACATACGTCAACTGGTTTTACGCCGTTCCGTTTATTGTTTCAGCGGGAACCATCAACGCGATTACCAGATATCGCAAAACCAGAACAAGATGTAAGATTAGACGAACTCGCAAGGCGTAATGACGAGAAATCAAAATCCCACTCGAAAGAGTATGAGGACAGAAGGATTAGGGCAAGGGAACGTCACATCAACATTGGTGACAAAGTGCTACTGCGAAATGAGACACCGTCTAAGTGCTCTACGCAGTTCAAACCAATGCCATATACGGTTACGGAAACAAAAGGACCTATGATCAGTGTAAAATGTGATTCAGGACATCGAGTTACACGTAATTCGTCTTTTATGAAAAAGGTTGAACCATCATTGGACGCCTCCAACATggatatgaataataatgacgATGATCTTGGGGATGATCTGATCGATAATGATGGTGGTCAAAATACGACGGAGGTTCACACCCGACCAACTAGGGAACGACGACCTCCGACTTATTTGAGCGACTATGTGCGGAGTGTTGATAATAAGGTTTCATAG